From the genome of Drosophila melanogaster chromosome 2L, one region includes:
- the CG7231 gene encoding uncharacterized protein, isoform C — MMKVWGTNLTAITWAHAVNSQQLLDEVLTETSGIDFIEADIVLGKLNGDGEDMPIMAHPPANVSDLTLSEFLNQIINFNRDHEDQKKGVKLDFKSIEVFEGSLDILDVNIPNPTTYPVWINADILSGPVEQNRTVPVDADRFFAGCMRYKQAVLSIGWTTNWGADFRDGEYTQQQCDDMLETLSENNVLSTGQAITFPVRAGIAANSEEQLHRLVAAVNETNESTLTIWSSAGDYVDVDKLRKLIFSFGLDRVYLDVPEELASQLNLDNPGNGASTFKSLFGFSFMSLCFWALSSWMQRL, encoded by the exons ATGATGAAGGTATGGGGCACAAATCTCACTGCCATTACCTGGGCCCATGCCGTCAACAGCCAGCAATTGCTGGACGAGGTCCTAACCGAAACCA GTGGCATTGACTTCATCGAAGCGGACATTGTGCTGGGCAAACTGAATGGCGATGGCGAGGACATGCCCATAATGGCCCATCCGCCGGCCAATGTCTCTGATCTTACGCTGTCGGAATTTCTCAACCAGATCATTAATTTCAACCGTGATCATGAGGACCAAAAAAAGGGCGTTAAGCTCGACTTCAAGTCGATCGAGGTATTCGAGGGTTCCCTGGACATTCTGGACGTGAATATTCCGAAC CCTACCACGTATCCTGTGTGGATAAACGCCGATATTCTAAGTGGTCCCGTGGAACAGAATAGAACCGTACCCGTTGATGCGGACCGATTCTTCGCCGGCTGTATGCGCTACAAACAGGCAGTGCTCTCCATTGGCTGGACAACTAACTGGGGAGCCGACTTCCGGGATGGCGAGTACACGCAGCAGCAGTGTGATGACATGCTGGAAACGCTGAGCGAGAACAATGTCCTATCCACTGGCCAGGCCATAACCTTTCCCGTGCGCGCTGGCATTGCCGCCAACAGCGAGGAGCAACTGCATCGACTGGTGGCCGCGGTGAACGAGACAAACGAGAGCACCCTGACCATCTGGTCGTCTGCCGGTGActatgtggatgtggataaGTTGCGCAAACTGATCTTCAGCTTCGGCTTGGATAGAGTCTATCTGGATGTGCCGGAGGAGCTGGCCTCACAATTGAACCTGGACAATCCCGGCAACGGAGCCAGCACCTTCAAATCCCTGTTTGGCTTCAGTTTCATGAGCCTTTGTTTTTGGGCTCTGTCCAGCTGGATGCAGCGGTTATAA
- the CG7227 gene encoding uncharacterized protein, isoform A produces the protein MIGKQRIWQTSVLGLLLASFSLFSVLYMEQIERWMLEWFMVLRPGTMISSLWQSPAMDINVDLYIFNWTNSEKFSDPTVKPRFEELGPYRFTERMQKVNVEWHDENSTVSYRRRSRFDFDPKLSVGRPTDPIVAPNLLIVGLYQKMVMWSPMLRSLMLLALNIYGKEQAMIRPASDWMFDGFDTPMIKMSKMVPPSLVPEMKFPYEKIGYAYPRNGSMEIYGHHNVYTGRDEFQKLGQIARWRYNNVTEASPRCKLKGSAGEFHPIPLVKGRPISYFLPDLCRELQVDYSGTTIFEGIDAFVYRGSARNMANGTDNPDNSCYCQDNCQEVRSGLLNISSCWYGTPVFASYPHFFKADPYYGEQVEGMKPDKDRHEMVIMLEPKTGMVLEIKARIMANLLVEPKTHLIYRTARRTFFPLIWADYNVRITDDLLVYVKLMPILEFVGKICGILGVVLGLLMVFWYPHQMIWQKSLMHKIEISSIETNSSLEPVKNNDVEDSPLLKGLQYAAAKDGAGNGN, from the exons ATGATTGGAAAACAGCGCATTTGGCAGACAAGTGTGTTGGGTCTGCTTTTGGCCAGCTTCAGTCTGTTCTCCGTGCTCTATATGGAGCAAATCGAACGCTGGATGCTGGAGTGGTTCATGGTGCTCCGCCCAGGAACAATGATCAGCAGCCTGTGGCAGTCACCGGCCATGGACATAAACGTTGACCTGTACATATTCAACTGGACGAACTCGGAGAAGTTCAGTGATCCCACAGTGAAGCCCAGGTTCGAGGAGCTTGGTCCGTATCGCTTCACCGAACGGATGCAGAAGGTCAATGTGGAGTGGCACGATGAGAACTCGACGGTTTCCTATCGACGTCGCAGTCGATTCGATTTCGATCCGAAACTTAGTGTCGGACGTCCTACAGATCCCATTGTGGCGCCCAACCTGCTCATTGTGGGACTGTACCAGAAGATGGTCATGTGGAGTCCCATGCTGCGTTCCCTCATGCTCTTGGCCCTGAATATCTACGGCAAGGAGCAGGCCATGATACGGCCAGCCAGCGATTGGATGTTCGACGGCTTCGACACGCCGATGATCAAGATGAGCAAAATGGTGCCACCAAGTCTTGTGCCGGAGATGAAGTTCCCCTATGAGAAGATCGGCTATGCGTATCCA CGCAATGGCAGCATGGAAATCTACGGGCATCACAATGTGTACACGGGACGGGATGAGTTCCAAAAACTGGGTCAAATAGCCAGGTGGCGCTACAACAATGTCACTGAGGCCAGTCCCAGGTGCAAGTTGAAGGGCAGCGCCGGAGAATTCCATCCAATACCGCTGGTAAAGGGCAGACCCATCTCCTACTTCCTGCCGGATCTGTGCCGTGAGCTGCAGGTGGACTACTCCGGCACCACAATCTTCGAGGGCATCGATGCTTTCGTTTACAGAGGCAGTGCACGCAATATGGCAAATG GTACTGATAACCCGGATAACAGTTGCTATTGCCAGGATAACTGCCAGGAGGTGAGATCCGGTCTTCTCAACATATCCTCCTGTTGGTATGGAACGCCTGTCTTTGCTTCGTATCCGCACTTCTTCAAAGCTGATCCCTACTACGGAGAGCAGGTGGAGGGCATGAAGCCCGACAAGGATCGCCACGAGATGGTCATTATGTTGGAGCCCAAAACGGGAATGGTGCTGGAGATCAAGGCGCGCATTATGGCCAACTTGCTGGTGGAGCCCAAAACTCATTT aATTTACCGGACGGCGAGAAGAACATTCTTTCCGTTGATCTGGGCGGATTACAATGTCCGCATCACGGATGATCTTCTGGTCTACGTGAAGCTAATGCCGATCCTTGAGTTTGTGGGCAAGATCTGTGGCATCCTGGGCGTGGTCTTGGGTTTGCTGATGGTATTCTGGTATCCCCATCAAATGATCTGGCAGAAGAGCCTGATGCACAAGATCGAGATTAGTTCCATCGAGACGAATAGCTCGTTGGAGCCTGTGAAGAATAATGATGTGGAGGACTCGCCACTGCTGAAGGGATTGCAATATGCAGCGGCCAAAGATGGGgcgggaaatggaaattaa
- the pes gene encoding peste, isoform E gives MTSRTRHCARLGIVLLGICCIASGIYLFRNWIDMFTRMRGQTFGLSFASRQIGNVCRGQLGDSFAYHLDWEATIFSIDLKQRRTQRH, from the exons ATGACATCACGGACGCGCCACTGTGCCCGACTGGGGATCGTTCTCCTTGGGATCTGTTGCATCGCCAGCGGAATTTACCTCTTCCGCAACTGGATCGATATGTTTACACGCATGCGCGGCCAG ACCTTTGGGTTAAGTTTCGCAAGCCGGCAAATTGGCAATGTGTGCAGAGGTCAACTGGGAGACTCATTTGCATACCACTTGGATTGGGAGGCAACAATTTTTTCCATTGATTTAAAGCAAAGACGAACGCAAAGACACTGA
- the pes gene encoding peste, isoform C: MTSRTRHCARLGIVLLGICCIASGIYLFRNWIDMFTRMRGQEMALSPNSRSFEGWKVSPLPLDFDIYLFNWTNPDDFYVGSNKKPHFEQLGPYRFREKPDKVDIEWHNHNASVSFHKKSWFYFDAAGSNGSLWDKVTTVNSVAHSAARRAAVDWFARTGVNIANKLYRQGVTITKTVDEMLFKGYEHPFISVGKLLRPQDVPYKRIGYHYPRNGSSEFDGDINMFTGADDIAKMGQIHTWNNLTHTGAFEGTCGQVHGSMGEFFPPNLGTKDTVYMYMPKMCRAIPLDYVETVTVHGVTAYKFSGTRHAVDNGTLYPDTRCYCVGGKCMPSGVINIGPCSFNASVYMSFPHFYMADPSYLEAIEGLRPEREKHEFFMALEPNAGVPMDVGGGFQANYYMEPIPGITLYENVPTVMIPMMWCEERVRVSEEIAADIALVPLIVLLGQIVTGILLAGGLICTCWYPTRQVTHFCHSDPKAKASVLRPLNAFGVNSSAATAPVAQLFRNNISSSGNERVGVRLLDYNRDSGIRLESGTMESSHRERLISEDSPDVVVR; the protein is encoded by the exons ATGACATCACGGACGCGCCACTGTGCCCGACTGGGGATCGTTCTCCTTGGGATCTGTTGCATCGCCAGCGGAATTTACCTCTTCCGCAACTGGATCGATATGTTTACACGCATGCGCGGCCAG GAAATGGCCCTGAGCCCCAATTCACGATCATTCGAGGGCTGGAAGGTGTCGCCGCTGCCTTTAGACTTCGATATATATCTATTTAACTGGACCAATCCAGATGACTTCTATGTGGGATCGAACAAGAAGCCACACTTTGAGCAACTGGGACCCTATCGGTTTCGAGAGAAACCCGATAAGGTGGACATCGAATGGCACAATCATAACGCCTCCGTATCATTTCACAAAAAGTCCTGGTTCTACTTTGATGCTGCCGGCAGCAACGGAAGTTTATGGGATAAAGTGACTACGGTCAACAGCGTAGCGCAC tCTGCTGCTAGACGTGCGGCCGTCGACTGGTTTGCCAGAACTGGCGTTAACATTgccaataaattatatagacaGGGAGTGACCATTACGAAAACAGTTGATGAAATGCTTTTCAAGGGCTACGAGCATCCATTCATAAGCGTGGGCAAGCTGTTGAGACCTCAGGATGTTCCCTACAAACGTATAGGCTACCATTACCCACGAAATGGCAGTTCCGAGTTCGATGGTGATATCAACATGTTTACAGGAGCTGATGATATCGCTAAAATGGGTCAGATTCATACGTGGAATAATTTGACGCATACTGGAGCCTTTGAGGGCACCTGCGGGCAGGTGCACGGCTCGATGGGCGAATTCTTTCCGCCCAATCTTGGCACCAAAGACACCGTCTACATGTACATGCCCAAGATGTGTCGTGCTATACCATTGGACTACGTGGAAACTGTGACCGTGCACGGCGTGACCGCCTACAAATTCAGTGGCACCCGGCACGCTGTGGACAATGGCACTCTATATCCGGATACCCGTTGCTATTGCGTCGGAGGAAAGTGTATGCCCAGCGGTGTGATCAATATCGGACCCTGCTCCTTTAACGCATCCGTCTACATGTCCTTTCCGCACTTTTACATGGCGGATCCAAGCTATCTGGAGGCCATCGAGGGTTTGCGACCAGAACGCGAGAAGCACGAGTTCTTCATGGCCCTGGAGCCCAATGCGGGCGTGCCAATGGACGTGGGTGGTGGCTTTCAGGCCAACTACTACATGGAGCCAATTCCGGGTATTAC CTTGTATGAGAATGTCCCGACGGTCATGATACCCATGATGTGGTGCGAGGAGCGCGTACGCGTATCAGAGGAAATTGCCGCAGACATTGCGCTTGTTCCGCTAATTGTCCTGCTGGGGCAGATAGTAACCGGCATCCTTTTGGCGGGCGGTCTTATATGCACCTGCTGGTACCCGACGCGACAAGTGACGCACTTTTGTCACAGCGATCCAAAGGCGAAGGCCAGTGTCCTGCGACCACTGAACGCCTTTGGTGTAAATTCGTCGGCAGCCACAGCGCCGGTGGCCCAACTATTCCGGAACAACATTAGTTCATCGGGCAACGAGCGTGTGGGAGTGCGCCTACTGGATTATAATCGCGATTCTGGCATAAGACTGGAGAGTGGTACCATGGAAAGCTCGCACAGGGAGCGTCTGATCAGCGAGGACTCGCCCGATGTTGTAGTTAGATAA
- the CG7231 gene encoding uncharacterized protein, isoform E translates to MDSKITFLLTTLLFVLVAKINGSALNASNYQYQVVVEQTAPDDSQIEYIFLKQSDMMKVWGTNLTAITWAHAVNSQQLLDEVLTETSGIDFIEADIVLGKLNGDGEDMPIMAHPPANVSDLTLSEFLNQIINFNRDHEDQKKGVKLDFKSIEVFEGSLDILDVNIPNVSLPTTYPVWINADILSGPVEQNRTVPVDADRFFAGCMRYKQAVLSIGWTTNWGADFRDGEYTQQQCDDMLETLSENNVLSTGQAITFPVRAGIAANSEEQLHRLVAAVNETNESTLTIWSSAGDYVDVDKLRKLIFSFGLDRVYLDVPEELASQLNLDNPGNGASTFKSLFGFSFMSLCFWALSSWMQRL, encoded by the exons ATGGACTCAAAAATTACCTTTCTACTTACAACGCTACTATTTG TGCTCGTGGCCAAAATCAATGGGTCTGCTCTGAACGCCAGCAATTATCAGTACCAAGTGGTGGTCGAGCAGACAGCGCCAGACGATTCCCAGATCGAATATATATTCCTCAAACAGTCGGATATGATGAAGGTATGGGGCACAAATCTCACTGCCATTACCTGGGCCCATGCCGTCAACAGCCAGCAATTGCTGGACGAGGTCCTAACCGAAACCA GTGGCATTGACTTCATCGAAGCGGACATTGTGCTGGGCAAACTGAATGGCGATGGCGAGGACATGCCCATAATGGCCCATCCGCCGGCCAATGTCTCTGATCTTACGCTGTCGGAATTTCTCAACCAGATCATTAATTTCAACCGTGATCATGAGGACCAAAAAAAGGGCGTTAAGCTCGACTTCAAGTCGATCGAGGTATTCGAGGGTTCCCTGGACATTCTGGACGTGAATATTCCGAACGTAAGTTTG CCTACCACGTATCCTGTGTGGATAAACGCCGATATTCTAAGTGGTCCCGTGGAACAGAATAGAACCGTACCCGTTGATGCGGACCGATTCTTCGCCGGCTGTATGCGCTACAAACAGGCAGTGCTCTCCATTGGCTGGACAACTAACTGGGGAGCCGACTTCCGGGATGGCGAGTACACGCAGCAGCAGTGTGATGACATGCTGGAAACGCTGAGCGAGAACAATGTCCTATCCACTGGCCAGGCCATAACCTTTCCCGTGCGCGCTGGCATTGCCGCCAACAGCGAGGAGCAACTGCATCGACTGGTGGCCGCGGTGAACGAGACAAACGAGAGCACCCTGACCATCTGGTCGTCTGCCGGTGActatgtggatgtggataaGTTGCGCAAACTGATCTTCAGCTTCGGCTTGGATAGAGTCTATCTGGATGTGCCGGAGGAGCTGGCCTCACAATTGAACCTGGACAATCCCGGCAACGGAGCCAGCACCTTCAAATCCCTGTTTGGCTTCAGTTTCATGAGCCTTTGTTTTTGGGCTCTGTCCAGCTGGATGCAGCGGTTATAA
- the Sirup gene encoding Starvation-upregulated protein, isoform C, with the protein MQSVTRQTARVLPQMGKQVSYLSTSGAWRATASGGDMVVEIKEPKTRTEKLMAFQKKLRAKTPLGKLDEFSRHPYQEKEPLKPWPNQTNPYTGEIGGPAGPEPTRYGDWERKGRVSDF; encoded by the exons atgcaatcCGTGACCAGACAAACGGCGCGAGTCCTGCCCCAAATGGGCAAAcaag TGAGCTATCTATCGACGAGTGGCGCTTGGCGGGCAACCGCCAGCGGTGGCGACATGGTGGTCGAGATCAAGGAACCAAAGACGCGCACCGAGAAGCTAATGGCCTTCCAGAAGAAGCTGCGCGCTAAAACGCCGCTGGGCAAGCTGGATGAATTCTCGCGACATCCGTACCAGGAGAAGGAACCACTCAAGCCCTGGCCCAATCAGACCAATCCGTATACGGGCGAGATCGGCGGACCAGCCGGGCCGGAGCCCACACGCTACGGCGACTGGGAGCGCAAGGGACGCGTCTCCGATTTCTAG